A portion of the Bacteroides sp. genome contains these proteins:
- the porV gene encoding type IX secretion system outer membrane channel protein PorV, translating into MKNKINKVLLVLVVLVSPYGLFAQEYTDVLGQRLNTITTAVPFLMIAPDSRAGAMGDAGVSSSPDANSMHWNPAKYAFIEQDMGFAMNYTPWLRALVPDINLSYLSGFKRLDDLQTLAFSLTYFSLGEINFTDEAGEFLFPVKPNEFSIDVAYARKLGEHISGAIATRFIYSNLTQGQFVGSIETKPGWALAADVSAFYTRELDLGRTPSILSAGLNISNIGNRISYSDEINANFIPINLRMGPSLTFILDDYNQLSLMVDINKLLVPTPPIYERDDTGQLVIGDDGEYVIASGKDPNRSVVAGIFGSFTDAPGGFKEEINELTYSAGAEYWYDKQFAIRAGYFHEHRTKGDRKYVTLGIGLKYNVFGLDFAYLVPLAQRSPLENVLRFTLHFDFDALQQGQ; encoded by the coding sequence ATGAAGAATAAGATAAATAAGGTATTGCTTGTTTTGGTGGTGTTGGTTTCTCCTTATGGACTTTTTGCACAGGAATACACCGACGTATTGGGTCAGCGGTTGAATACCATTACGACTGCGGTACCTTTTTTAATGATTGCACCTGATTCGCGTGCGGGAGCTATGGGTGATGCTGGGGTATCCTCTTCGCCCGATGCCAATTCGATGCACTGGAATCCGGCCAAGTATGCTTTCATTGAACAGGATATGGGGTTTGCCATGAATTATACACCCTGGCTGCGTGCCCTGGTGCCTGACATTAACCTCTCCTACCTCAGTGGTTTTAAGCGTTTGGATGATTTGCAAACCCTGGCCTTTTCTCTGACTTATTTTTCTCTTGGAGAGATCAATTTTACAGATGAGGCAGGGGAGTTTCTGTTCCCCGTTAAACCCAATGAATTTTCCATTGATGTTGCTTATGCCCGAAAACTCGGTGAACACATCTCTGGTGCAATTGCAACTCGATTCATATACAGCAACCTGACTCAGGGCCAATTTGTGGGGAGTATTGAAACGAAACCAGGTTGGGCCCTGGCGGCTGACGTCTCTGCTTTTTATACGCGGGAATTGGATCTCGGCCGGACACCTTCTATTCTTTCTGCCGGACTTAACATTTCCAATATTGGAAACAGGATCTCGTATTCTGATGAGATCAATGCCAATTTCATACCAATCAACCTTCGTATGGGACCTTCGCTGACTTTTATCCTGGATGATTACAATCAGTTAAGTCTGATGGTGGATATAAATAAATTGCTTGTCCCTACGCCGCCCATTTATGAGCGTGATGACACCGGACAACTGGTTATTGGTGATGATGGGGAATATGTAATTGCATCAGGGAAAGATCCGAATCGTTCGGTGGTTGCAGGTATTTTTGGGTCCTTTACAGACGCGCCGGGTGGATTCAAGGAAGAAATAAATGAATTGACTTATTCGGCTGGGGCTGAGTACTGGTACGACAAGCAATTTGCTATTCGTGCCGGATATTTTCACGAACATAGAACCAAGGGTGACAGGAAATATGTCACATTGGGGATAGGTTTAAAATACAATGTCTTTGGATTGGATTTTGCTTATCTGGTTCCTTTGGCACAGCGCAGCCCACTTGAGAATGTATTGCGTTTTACCCTGCACTTTGACTTTGATGCTCTTCAGCAGGGGCAATAA
- the porU gene encoding type IX secretion system sortase PorU has product MIKICSFFLVLLTFPVFLFGQNNAREFRLDWQSPERIQPAPEYFIDLVKFSGAVYGDSLDNIPMFTYRVKNTVPHFRVEFNLQQEAFVPVSMEERRILEEAGFPFSDIELFQGQQQVRKEAFSVVSFFPIRKNPSTGGFEKLVSFILKEETIYDAAISYEPVQEYVSNSVLSSGTWYKICGSETGVYQLTYDDLASLGVAMGGLQKSNIRIFGHGGGMLPEDNSTPRIDDLKELAIFVSGSQSGTFGQNDYILYYNESPNQWTFDPVEKVFNHQLHLYSTENCYFLTTDKGVGKRIASQSSLPETATHTVSTFQDYAYHERELDNLIGSGRVWFGEVFDATLIREFTFDFPGLVLNEPARLKSYVAARSTENSSFLAKAGNGQMTQGVNRIFLANYNGPHANISVDSMWFNPVQGDQIKVTLTYNRPVAGSRGWLNYLALNVTRLLQFTGPQMAFRNVHVMGEGHIAQYNLGNSTNQLKVWDVTDPFEIREQQTGLSGNTLQFRQTASVLREFIAFDGTSFKRPVLKGHVENQNLHAMQASDMIIIVPEFLKGEAQRLADFRSEHDGLSVSVVTTDHVYNEFSSGTADIGAIRNFVKMFYDRGETEAQIPRYLLLFGNGTIDNRDLQGFGGNPIPTFQSENSLQPDRSYMTDDFYGLLDDSEGQDANGSLDIGIGRLPVRTLEEAKTVVDKIIRYDQRIPGMDPEQDNMQNIGVVSNYADWRNLVVLIADDQDNNTHIRDSETLAGIMEDQFPLFNVDKIYLDAYQQVTLAGGARYPDVNQAINERVNQGALLINYIGHGGIMGLAHERIVTFEDIATWNNYYNMPVFMTATCEFSSFDHPDPDDVTAGVRIFMKPDGGAAALFTTTRLAWSGPNLTLNRNFMNVAFELDPQGKYYRLGDLIRLSKVNSSGQLEHWRIRNFVLLGDPSMQMAYPQYQVVTESVADTIKAFQQVTVSGYIADETGNPVPGYNGVVFPSVYDKKMNYTTLGQDSDSQQLDFNIRNALLYKGKARVTDGQFSFSFIVPQDIAYNFGSGRISYYLDNGEKDGNGFFEDFIIGGSLVNYDPDQEGPDIRLFLNDTTFVSGETTNQNPLLLALLFDESGINITGRIGHDIVAILNEETSSPVVLNNFFEADLDDFQRGRVIYPFNGLPEGRHTLSLRAWDVHNNPSTVSIEFIVSRTAALALENLMNYPNPFRDFTQFKFTHNQPFSELDVTIEIFDLSGKLMQTIETTVNSPSYQSPPIPWDGKDQEGRTIGNGIYLYRLILQTPDGNVSTMTQKLVVLR; this is encoded by the coding sequence ATGATTAAAATTTGCAGCTTTTTTCTGGTTCTCCTGACCTTCCCTGTTTTTCTTTTCGGGCAGAATAACGCCCGGGAATTCCGGCTGGACTGGCAGAGCCCCGAGAGAATCCAGCCTGCTCCTGAGTATTTTATTGACCTGGTTAAGTTTTCCGGTGCCGTTTATGGCGATTCGCTGGACAACATTCCTATGTTTACATACCGGGTGAAGAATACGGTACCTCATTTTAGGGTGGAATTCAATTTGCAGCAGGAAGCGTTTGTACCGGTAAGCATGGAGGAAAGGCGTATTCTGGAAGAAGCTGGTTTCCCATTTTCTGACATTGAGTTGTTTCAGGGGCAACAGCAGGTTCGAAAGGAAGCATTTTCGGTGGTTTCTTTTTTCCCAATCCGCAAGAATCCCTCCACAGGAGGTTTTGAAAAACTAGTCTCGTTTATCCTTAAGGAAGAGACTATTTATGATGCCGCAATTTCCTATGAACCGGTTCAGGAATATGTTTCGAATTCGGTGCTTTCAAGTGGGACTTGGTATAAAATTTGCGGGAGTGAAACCGGAGTCTATCAGCTGACTTATGATGATTTGGCTTCCCTGGGGGTGGCCATGGGGGGGCTTCAAAAATCAAATATCAGGATCTTTGGTCACGGGGGGGGGATGCTTCCCGAGGATAACAGTACTCCCCGTATCGATGACCTGAAAGAGTTGGCCATCTTTGTTTCAGGAAGTCAGAGCGGTACGTTTGGCCAGAACGATTACATTCTTTATTACAATGAATCGCCCAATCAATGGACTTTTGATCCTGTTGAAAAAGTATTTAATCATCAGTTGCATTTGTATTCGACTGAGAACTGTTATTTCCTGACCACTGACAAGGGAGTGGGAAAAAGGATTGCCTCACAGAGCAGTTTGCCTGAAACGGCCACCCATACGGTAAGCACTTTCCAGGATTATGCCTATCATGAACGAGAACTGGATAACCTGATTGGAAGCGGCCGGGTATGGTTTGGTGAGGTGTTTGATGCCACGCTGATCAGGGAATTCACCTTTGACTTTCCTGGGCTGGTATTGAATGAGCCTGCAAGGCTAAAATCATACGTTGCTGCGCGGTCTACAGAGAACAGTTCATTTTTGGCCAAGGCGGGAAACGGCCAGATGACCCAAGGGGTGAACAGGATCTTTCTGGCAAACTACAATGGACCCCATGCTAATATTTCGGTTGATTCCATGTGGTTTAACCCCGTACAGGGCGATCAGATAAAGGTTACCTTGACATATAACCGGCCTGTTGCAGGATCAAGGGGCTGGTTAAATTACCTTGCATTAAATGTGACTCGCCTATTGCAGTTCACCGGCCCCCAGATGGCGTTTAGAAATGTGCACGTGATGGGCGAGGGCCATATTGCACAATACAATTTGGGTAACTCAACCAACCAGCTGAAGGTTTGGGATGTCACCGATCCATTCGAAATCAGGGAGCAGCAGACTGGGTTGAGTGGGAACACCCTGCAATTCAGGCAAACGGCAAGCGTTTTGCGGGAATTTATTGCCTTTGATGGGACCTCTTTTAAGCGTCCCGTGCTCAAAGGACATGTTGAAAATCAGAATTTGCATGCCATGCAGGCTTCTGACATGATCATCATTGTGCCGGAATTTTTGAAAGGGGAGGCACAACGACTTGCAGACTTTCGCAGCGAGCATGACGGTTTGAGCGTTTCGGTGGTTACCACTGACCATGTTTACAATGAATTTTCTTCGGGGACTGCTGACATTGGGGCCATAAGGAATTTTGTCAAGATGTTTTATGACCGGGGGGAAACGGAAGCCCAAATTCCACGGTACCTGTTATTGTTTGGAAACGGAACCATTGACAACCGGGATTTGCAGGGATTCGGCGGTAACCCCATACCCACCTTTCAGAGCGAGAACTCACTGCAGCCTGACCGGTCGTATATGACTGATGATTTTTATGGATTGCTTGATGATTCGGAAGGGCAGGATGCCAATGGAAGTCTGGATATCGGCATCGGGCGTTTGCCGGTAAGAACCCTTGAGGAGGCAAAAACTGTGGTGGATAAGATCATCAGGTACGATCAGCGCATTCCTGGTATGGATCCGGAACAAGACAACATGCAAAATATTGGGGTGGTTTCCAACTACGCTGACTGGAGAAATCTGGTGGTTTTGATTGCGGATGATCAGGATAACAATACGCATATCAGGGACTCGGAAACCCTGGCCGGGATTATGGAAGATCAATTTCCCCTTTTTAATGTTGACAAGATTTACCTTGATGCTTATCAGCAGGTTACCCTGGCCGGAGGAGCAAGATATCCGGATGTGAACCAGGCCATTAATGAGCGGGTGAATCAGGGTGCTTTACTTATCAATTACATTGGTCACGGTGGAATCATGGGCCTGGCCCATGAACGCATCGTGACCTTTGAAGACATTGCCACCTGGAACAATTATTACAATATGCCGGTATTTATGACGGCTACCTGTGAATTTTCAAGCTTTGATCACCCCGATCCTGATGATGTCACGGCAGGGGTAAGGATTTTTATGAAGCCTGATGGTGGTGCAGCCGCATTGTTTACCACCACTCGCCTGGCATGGTCGGGTCCCAACCTGACCTTGAACCGCAACTTTATGAATGTTGCTTTTGAACTGGATCCACAAGGGAAGTATTACCGGCTTGGGGATCTGATCAGGCTTTCAAAAGTGAATAGCAGCGGACAACTGGAACATTGGCGTATCCGTAATTTTGTATTGCTTGGCGACCCATCCATGCAAATGGCGTATCCCCAATATCAGGTTGTGACCGAAAGTGTGGCAGATACAATCAAGGCCTTTCAGCAGGTGACCGTGAGTGGCTACATTGCGGATGAGACAGGGAATCCGGTTCCGGGATATAACGGTGTGGTTTTTCCCAGCGTGTATGATAAAAAAATGAATTACACCACGCTGGGTCAGGATTCCGATAGCCAACAACTGGATTTTAATATTCGGAATGCTTTGCTATACAAAGGAAAAGCCAGGGTGACAGATGGTCAGTTCAGCTTCTCATTCATTGTCCCTCAAGATATTGCGTATAATTTTGGAAGTGGGAGGATCAGTTATTATCTTGATAATGGGGAAAAGGATGGCAATGGTTTTTTCGAAGATTTTATCATTGGGGGCAGCCTGGTCAATTATGATCCAGATCAGGAAGGCCCCGATATCAGATTGTTTCTGAACGATACCACTTTCGTGTCGGGTGAAACGACCAATCAGAATCCCTTATTACTGGCGCTCTTGTTTGATGAAAGCGGAATAAACATTACCGGAAGAATAGGGCATGATATTGTTGCGATTCTAAACGAGGAGACTTCAAGCCCGGTGGTTTTAAATAACTTTTTCGAGGCTGATTTGGATGATTTTCAGCGAGGCAGGGTGATTTATCCCTTCAATGGTTTGCCGGAAGGACGCCATACCCTTTCGCTCAGGGCATGGGACGTTCATAATAACCCCTCTACGGTTTCCATTGAATTCATTGTCAGCCGGACTGCAGCACTGGCCCTGGAGAATTTGATGAATTACCCCAATCCCTTCAGGGATTTTACCCAATTTAAGTTTACCCATAACCAGCCCTTTTCAGAACTCGATGTAACTATTGAGATATTTGACCTCAGTGGCAAGCTCATGCAAACCATTGAGACGACTGTAAACTCCCCCAGTTATCAATCGCCTCCCATTCCCTGGGACGGAAAAGATCAGGAAGGAAGGACTATCGGGAATGGCATTTACCTTTACAGGCTGATTTTGCAGACACCTGATGGAAACGTTTCCACCATGACCCAAAAGCTTGTCGTATTACGGTGA
- a CDS encoding PorP/SprF family type IX secretion system membrane protein produces the protein MKDVKIRLVFIAFSMTYPVYLSGQDAIFSQHFSTPTYLNPAFAGTFECSRLVFNYRNQPYPDFGTFSTFNFSYDQPVEALRGGLGILATSDHQGGLIMRNNISAIYSLHLQLRRDLHLNFGAQAGYLRKDLNWNNLVFPDQFDPSTGETLPITETPPDQTWRHAADFAAGILLYNERFYGGAAIHHLTRPEESLFGNHPLPLKITAHLGFHIPLAQTGPAYMREETFFISPNIIFQHQAPFNRINYGFYAGISKIVAGIWIRQDFSLPETLIFMLGLNQGKYRVAYSYDHSLSGFSGIFHGAHEISVLLNLRCKPKNMRYRILNCPSF, from the coding sequence ATGAAAGATGTAAAGATTCGTTTGGTTTTCATTGCTTTTTCAATGACCTACCCTGTTTATTTATCAGGGCAGGATGCCATTTTCTCTCAGCATTTTTCTACCCCCACCTATTTAAACCCGGCTTTTGCAGGCACTTTTGAATGCAGCCGGTTGGTCTTCAATTACCGCAACCAGCCTTATCCCGACTTCGGAACTTTCTCTACTTTTAATTTCTCTTACGACCAACCCGTTGAGGCTCTCAGGGGCGGCCTGGGAATTCTGGCAACAAGCGACCATCAGGGCGGCCTGATCATGCGTAACAACATCAGCGCCATCTACAGCCTCCATCTTCAGCTCAGACGCGATCTGCATCTGAATTTTGGGGCACAGGCTGGATACTTGAGAAAGGACCTGAACTGGAACAACCTGGTTTTCCCCGACCAGTTCGATCCTTCCACCGGAGAAACGCTACCCATTACTGAAACCCCTCCCGATCAAACCTGGCGACACGCTGCCGACTTTGCTGCAGGCATACTATTATATAATGAGCGGTTTTATGGCGGAGCTGCCATTCATCATTTAACCCGGCCGGAAGAAAGCCTCTTTGGCAACCACCCCCTCCCATTGAAGATCACTGCCCATCTGGGTTTTCACATCCCCCTGGCCCAAACCGGGCCAGCTTACATGAGAGAGGAAACGTTCTTCATTTCGCCTAACATTATCTTTCAGCATCAGGCCCCTTTCAACAGAATCAACTATGGTTTTTATGCTGGAATCTCAAAAATAGTGGCTGGCATTTGGATAAGACAGGATTTCAGCCTCCCAGAAACCCTGATTTTTATGTTGGGCCTCAACCAGGGGAAATACCGGGTAGCCTATAGCTACGATCATTCATTGTCGGGTTTTTCAGGAATTTTTCACGGCGCGCACGAAATAAGTGTTTTACTGAATTTACGTTGCAAGCCCAAAAACATGCGCTATCGCATACTAAACTGTCCGAGTTTTTAG
- a CDS encoding SUMF1/EgtB/PvdO family nonheme iron enzyme: MSRNPKSLIAVSVAILASAFLFSCKKQSSPTTGWLYNDSQTGGFEVAATQEQETGPGLVFIEGGTFVMGRTEQDVMFDWNNIPRRVTVSSFYMDETEVRNLDYLEYLYWIDRVFGETYPEVYRKALPDTLVWRDPLAYNEPFVQNYLRHPAYNDYPVVGVSWVQASEYASWRTDRVNEMILIREGILDWDPDQRNENNFNTEAYLAGQYEGLVRNSMRDLDPRGTGERQVRWTDGILLPSYRLPSEAEWEFAALGLIGNTVYERVVERRLYPWSGHNVRSSERKTMGIFLSNIQRGRGDYMGVAGNLNDGGEATVPVFAYWPNDYGLYNMAGNVSEWVLDVYRPLSHEDVSDFRPYRGNVFQTYELDAEGNPVPKDEFGRLISRDVTVEENVTRRNYRYADNIGYRDGDLMSSIYFADEDGEDPDKIMYEYSVSSLINDEARVYKGGSWKDRVYWIVPGNRRFLDQNEATNDIGFRCAMIRVGSPVGY; the protein is encoded by the coding sequence ATGTCAAGGAATCCCAAAAGTCTGATTGCAGTTTCTGTGGCCATTTTGGCATCTGCATTCCTTTTTTCTTGTAAAAAGCAATCCTCCCCCACAACTGGATGGCTTTATAACGATTCTCAAACTGGCGGCTTTGAAGTCGCCGCTACCCAGGAACAGGAAACCGGACCTGGTCTGGTCTTTATAGAAGGAGGTACCTTCGTGATGGGACGCACCGAACAGGATGTCATGTTCGACTGGAATAACATCCCCCGCAGGGTGACTGTTTCTTCTTTCTATATGGATGAGACAGAAGTACGAAACCTCGATTACCTCGAATATCTCTATTGGATCGACCGGGTTTTTGGAGAAACTTATCCCGAGGTGTATCGCAAAGCCCTGCCAGATACCCTTGTCTGGCGCGATCCTCTGGCATACAACGAGCCTTTCGTCCAGAACTATTTGCGCCATCCTGCCTACAACGATTATCCGGTCGTCGGAGTCAGCTGGGTTCAGGCCTCTGAATACGCATCCTGGCGTACCGACAGGGTCAATGAAATGATCCTGATTCGCGAAGGCATCCTCGACTGGGATCCGGATCAAAGAAATGAAAATAACTTCAACACGGAAGCCTATCTTGCTGGCCAGTATGAAGGTCTGGTAAGGAATAGCATGCGCGATCTTGACCCCAGAGGCACTGGCGAACGTCAGGTGCGCTGGACCGATGGCATCCTGCTCCCCTCCTACCGCCTGCCCTCTGAAGCAGAATGGGAGTTTGCAGCCCTCGGACTTATCGGCAACACCGTTTATGAGCGCGTGGTGGAACGCCGTCTCTATCCCTGGAGCGGACACAACGTTAGAAGCAGTGAAAGAAAAACCATGGGGATTTTCCTTTCCAATATTCAGCGTGGCCGTGGTGACTATATGGGTGTGGCAGGAAACCTGAATGATGGTGGTGAAGCTACCGTTCCCGTCTTCGCCTATTGGCCCAACGATTATGGCCTCTATAACATGGCAGGAAACGTCAGCGAATGGGTTTTGGATGTGTACAGGCCCCTCTCTCACGAAGATGTTTCTGATTTCCGCCCTTATCGCGGTAACGTCTTCCAAACCTATGAACTGGATGCTGAAGGCAACCCGGTTCCGAAGGATGAATTTGGTAGACTTATCAGCCGCGATGTTACGGTGGAGGAAAATGTCACCCGCCGCAATTACCGCTATGCCGACAACATTGGATATCGTGACGGCGACCTGATGTCAAGCATTTACTTTGCCGATGAAGATGGTGAAGACCCCGATAAGATCATGTACGAATACAGCGTATCAAGTCTGATCAATGACGAAGCCCGTGTTTATAAAGGTGGTAGCTGGAAAGATCGTGTGTACTGGATCGTTCCTGGCAATCGCCGCTTCCTCGATCAGAATGAAGCGACCAACGACATTGGTTTCCGCTGTGCAATGATCCGGGTTGGCAGCCCCGTAGGATATTAA